The genomic window TCTCTGAGGCGGTGTTCGGGGTGGTTGGGCCCGGGGCTCCCCCCGACCCACCATCAGGCGCGGGGTTGAGGGAGCTGGTTCGGGGACGGAGCTCTTGTCTTTCTTAGTTTTCCCATTTACAAAAACGGAAAAGCTAATCTCGGGAGGCGCGGAGATTTACTGCTAAAGAGGATCACGATAAAAACAGGTCGCCCTCCTTCCACCTGTCACAGCGTGTTTGCTCAAGGTCCTCGTCCAGTCGCTCGTGTGGGACAGCAGTGAGAGCCACTCTGCAAGGCAAAGGagggccctgccctgcacaaCTTACACATTCAGAACTTTTAAAAAGTGCCTCAGTGAAGGAAACTTTATTCCCAGTTACCACTTTATGCATAACTCGGGTGAAGCAGGACGGGGCTGGTGAGGAGGAGCCAGAACGAGGAATCCCAACCCTTCTGCTTCCTTCCCGCAGGACCTGCCTGCACTGGGCCTGTAAGCGGAACCATGCCCAAGTGgtgtcctgcctgctggaggCTGGCGCAGACAAGCAAATCCTCACTGCTAAGGgagagctggcagcacagctAACATCGAAACCAGACATCCGCAAGATTTTGGGAGGTACCCTTCTCATCTTCAAAGTTATCTAGAATTCTTGGTCTAAACACTAAAGTGGTTTTAGTGCTTTTATCTGAGGCAGTAATTGGCAAAACCTTGTCTAGGACCATTGTATCTCACTAGATAGCTCTGATTTATAACTGGAATTCATATTTGGGCAAATAGACGTGCAGATTTGGGGTAGAAAGGCCTTGTGTTCTGAGCTGTGTCACCAAGAAGTGGAAGAGCTGTGTGGTTTGGGAAGTGTGCTGCTGCACTCTTGTTTGCTGTCATTAAGCTAAAGCTGGCATGCAGGCTGCAAATGAGGGCTTTCACAATTGTACAGTTTGTTGTGGTCTGACCATGATCAATATTACAAATCCCCTCAAAACAACTCTTATCACTCAGGAAGTTACGCCTTCTGAGCACCTTGTTATAGTGTGACTTGCCAGTATGATTAATTTTTGCCCTGTAATTCTGCCATCTTACACTTTTCATATGCACAGCAAACCCAGTTAGATGTTTGTGACACTCCTGAACGCAGCAAGCGCCATCAGTATCTAGGTACTGTGCTCCAGATTAAAATTCTTAAGTGCTTTACCTTTGGAAATGTGCTGTCTTCTGCTAATTTGGGCAAGGTGCTCATCTCTTGGGCTTAGTTTCTGGCAAACGACTCACCTGTTTTTAACATCTAAACTGTCAAGCACGTGTGGATGAACTCTGCTCACAGCtctcttatttttctgtctgttaaGCTTTCATGTGTTTCCTGGGGAATAAACACATCACTTACCTTCTTTCCTAGTTTTTATTCTGGGAGTGTGGTATCATTGAGCAAATCTTTGTGAACTGCTTTGACATCACTATTTATGTTCTGTAATATTCAGTCAGGCAGGAATGTCACTTACTGCAGTGCTTTTATGCAAGAGAAGAGCTTGTTTGGGTATTACAGCAAGTAGTCACTTGCCTGAAGAAGTATTGGGTTGAATTTGCTGGCCTGGGTCATAATAAACTCTTTACAGCAGTGctattaaaagcatttaaatatgAGATTGAGTAAAAGACTCCTGGTCATCCAATTCATTTGAAAGGGCTGGAATAAAACTGCTAGAAATGATGTGTCTTtcaaaggttatttttttccccccacttttgtttttaaaaaacagaatatACTGAAGATGTTGATaggtttttctttcactttacACCTACTGGCCTCCAAGTGTTACATGCTTGTTGTGCTTAGCGTCATTCTTTGATGACCTTGGAATGTGATGTAGTGTCAAGACACAATAGGAAAACGAACTATATTCAAAATGAGAAAGATCTATCCAATAACATGatggtttgttttctctctccatccccTACCCCTCATTTTTGAACATCATCAATAGAGGAAGAAACTGAATGTCAAGGAGTGAAGGATTTAAATTTGCCCATTGTTGCGAACTACTTGGCCAACCCACCATTCCCTTACGTTTACACCGAAGAAAGCATTCCAGGCAGCTTggcagaatcccagaatgaaAGTGCTTCCATCTCTTCTGCTTCCCAGAGTGAAACCAGCCCTTGTCCATCAGCAACTCAGGCCGAAAGCATCTGCACGCCCACGTCGTGCAGCAGTGATGAGGCTTTTCCAGCACCGGATGCTGCGGCCGGGCCACCCCCCGTGCCCACTGTCACTGCAGCCTCAGCGTGTGCCACCCCAGGGGTGCCCAACGGCCCCGTGTGCCCCCCGGCCATGCCCCCCAgtctggggctctgctccccgGGACAGTCCAGCCAGGCCATGCCTTTGCAGCCCGACACCTCCCCCAGTGGCTCCGCACctgccttccagcccttcttctTCACTGGAACATTCCCGTGTAACATGCAAGGTAAAGAGGTGCCGTGTCTCATCCTTCTGTTACAGTTACTGGGTGAACAATGAAGTTAAGTAATAATTCCACTTCAGACTCTAGtaggagagaggcagagatgtTGAATTCTGTTGCCAAAAGTGCCCTGAACTTTCTCCTGCTCAGTTAAGTAAAATGTCTGTTATACTGTATTTTAACCATGGTAATACTTTGCAAAACAATGGGAAAGATCAGTCCATGTAACATGAAAAATTAGATTTTGCACTGGATTCACATCAAATGCAGATC from Corvus hawaiiensis isolate bCorHaw1 chromosome 19, bCorHaw1.pri.cur, whole genome shotgun sequence includes these protein-coding regions:
- the LOC125335759 gene encoding ankyrin repeat domain-containing protein 40-like; translated protein: MSGAAEARELEERLREAAALGDVAEVRRLLGAGADIDSRNEINGWTCLHWACKRNHAQVVSCLLEAGADKQILTAKGELAAQLTSKPDIRKILGEEETECQGVKDLNLPIVANYLANPPFPYVYTEESIPGSLAESQNESASISSASQSETSPCPSATQAESICTPTSCSSDEAFPAPDAAAGPPPVPTVTAASACATPGVPNGPVCPPAMPPSLGLCSPGQSSQAMPLQPDTSPSGSAPAFQPFFFTGTFPCNMQELVLKVRVQNLRDSDFIEIELDRQELTYQDLLRVSCCELGVNPEQVEKIRKLPNTLVRKDKDVARLQDFQELELVLVRSDSSPFRNAGAALTERPCYNSRASKLTY